A stretch of the uncultured Cohaesibacter sp. genome encodes the following:
- a CDS encoding ATP-binding cassette domain-containing protein, producing the protein MEKSLFQFVWRYSKTQQITLFLITLLSFPILYFTLELPKLIVNDAISGKDFPRTVLGAEWGQIDYLLLLCFSFLGLVVLNNAVKYVLNVYRGLVGERMLRRLRYDLYKRVLLFRLPRFRKMSSGEIIPMITSEVEPLGGFIGDAVALPAFQGGQLLVYLAFIFVQDPLLGAAAITFYPIQGYIIPKLQKRVNMLNKERVRNVRRISDRIGESVQGITEIHANDTAQWHLAELTDRLHANFTIRFAVFRRKFMIKFINNFINQLTPFFFYSIGGYLVIKGDVSFGALVAVLAAYKDLAGPWKELLGYYQNQADVRIKYEAIIENFDIPDLYPDTRISTEANEELLEAMDGQIKLDHIKYVGDSAGQELSAISLTVEPGENVALVGGDGSGRTELAAMLAGLLSPKSGRLTVGGRNLEDMPESVLGQKIAYIGPSPQIFSGTIRSNLRYSIRNRPISTPDILDDLAIRLKEAELTGNTPYILEAEWENYKAAGVSSPEELDRRAVDLLEQIGLGDDIYQMGLRSRFPENLDKDTQEAIITARKKLFDDVRANGNLSSKIAFWIRDEFNPTATLAENLLFATSSDRHTEVGMLSENDHVRAFLNNSGCRDLFVEIGIAVAEAMIELFSDIDGDSAILESLDLMTPAELVEYRNLVTKARNQTPATLERWETRRFIALAFRLSPARHRLGVMTDERAEEIVSLREAFRQSLSSEEQQEFAFFDREAVHPYFSISENLVFGLPRADRRGSQDAVARLVSEVSEEAGLTPYIMQAGLDFDVGVMGSVLSVGQRRKIALVRAMLKNPAILIADDLLQGTSEDRVTLALVEQIMAKKTLIWGVNRPDLARNCDKLHVMQSGRIIKSGTPQDILEAV; encoded by the coding sequence ATGGAAAAAAGCCTTTTTCAGTTTGTCTGGCGCTACAGCAAGACGCAGCAGATCACCCTGTTCCTGATCACTCTGCTCTCATTCCCCATTCTATATTTCACACTTGAGCTGCCCAAGCTGATTGTCAATGACGCAATATCCGGCAAGGATTTTCCGCGCACGGTTCTGGGCGCTGAGTGGGGCCAAATCGACTATCTGCTTCTTCTCTGTTTCTCATTCCTTGGCCTTGTTGTGCTTAACAATGCGGTCAAATATGTATTGAATGTCTATCGTGGCCTTGTCGGTGAACGGATGCTCCGCCGCCTCCGCTATGATCTTTACAAACGCGTGCTTTTGTTTCGCCTGCCGCGCTTTCGCAAAATGAGCTCGGGCGAAATCATCCCGATGATCACCTCTGAAGTCGAGCCGTTGGGCGGCTTCATTGGCGATGCTGTGGCGCTCCCCGCTTTTCAAGGGGGGCAATTGTTGGTCTATCTGGCTTTTATTTTCGTCCAGGATCCGCTGCTGGGCGCAGCAGCCATCACCTTCTACCCCATTCAGGGCTATATTATCCCCAAATTGCAAAAACGGGTGAATATGCTCAACAAGGAGCGGGTGCGCAATGTCCGGCGCATTTCCGATCGTATCGGGGAGAGCGTACAGGGCATAACCGAAATTCACGCCAACGATACAGCCCAATGGCATTTGGCTGAATTGACCGACCGTCTACACGCCAATTTCACGATCCGCTTTGCGGTTTTCCGCCGCAAATTCATGATCAAATTCATCAATAATTTCATCAACCAGCTGACGCCATTCTTCTTCTATTCCATTGGCGGGTATCTGGTAATCAAGGGCGATGTCAGCTTCGGCGCTTTGGTCGCGGTTCTGGCGGCCTACAAGGATTTGGCCGGACCGTGGAAAGAACTGCTGGGTTACTATCAGAATCAGGCCGATGTGCGGATCAAATATGAAGCCATCATCGAGAATTTCGACATCCCCGATCTTTATCCTGACACGCGGATTTCAACGGAAGCAAATGAAGAGCTTCTTGAAGCCATGGATGGGCAGATCAAACTGGACCATATCAAATATGTCGGCGATTCAGCGGGGCAGGAGCTGTCTGCCATCTCCTTGACAGTGGAGCCAGGCGAAAATGTCGCTCTTGTTGGTGGAGACGGCAGCGGTCGGACCGAACTCGCTGCCATGCTGGCTGGTCTGCTGTCACCAAAATCGGGCCGTTTGACCGTTGGCGGCAGAAATCTAGAAGACATGCCAGAGAGTGTGTTGGGTCAAAAAATCGCCTATATCGGCCCGTCTCCACAAATCTTCTCTGGCACGATCCGCTCCAATTTGCGCTACAGCATTAGAAACCGCCCCATTTCCACACCAGACATTCTGGATGATTTGGCGATCAGGCTCAAGGAAGCCGAGCTGACTGGCAATACGCCCTATATCCTTGAAGCCGAATGGGAAAACTACAAGGCGGCAGGAGTTTCCTCGCCGGAAGAGCTGGACCGCCGCGCTGTTGACCTGCTCGAGCAAATCGGACTGGGCGACGACATTTATCAAATGGGTCTAAGGTCGCGATTCCCGGAAAATCTCGATAAAGACACGCAAGAAGCCATTATCACGGCCCGGAAAAAGCTGTTCGATGACGTCCGGGCGAACGGTAACCTGTCCTCCAAAATTGCATTCTGGATCAGAGACGAATTCAACCCAACCGCCACTCTGGCCGAAAACCTGCTTTTTGCGACGTCATCTGACCGTCATACCGAAGTGGGTATGTTGTCGGAAAACGATCACGTTCGCGCCTTTCTGAACAACAGTGGCTGTCGCGACCTGTTTGTTGAAATCGGCATTGCGGTTGCCGAAGCCATGATAGAACTCTTCTCTGACATTGATGGCGACAGCGCCATCCTTGAATCTCTTGATTTGATGACGCCAGCAGAGCTGGTGGAATATCGCAATCTGGTGACAAAAGCTCGCAATCAGACCCCGGCAACACTGGAACGCTGGGAAACCCGGCGCTTTATCGCTCTGGCCTTCCGCCTGTCGCCCGCCCGTCACCGTTTGGGAGTCATGACTGATGAGCGGGCCGAGGAAATTGTTTCCCTGCGCGAAGCCTTCCGCCAAAGCCTGTCGAGCGAGGAACAACAGGAGTTTGCTTTCTTTGACAGGGAAGCGGTTCACCCTTATTTTTCGATCTCGGAAAATCTGGTCTTCGGTTTGCCACGCGCTGACCGAAGAGGCAGTCAGGACGCTGTTGCCCGTCTCGTCTCCGAGGTTAGCGAAGAGGCGGGGCTGACGCCCTACATCATGCAGGCCGGGCTTGATTTTGACGTTGGTGTGATGGGCAGTGTTCTGTCGGTCGGCCAGCGCCGCAAGATTGCATTGGTGCGCGCCATGCTCAAAAATCCCGCCATCCTCATTGCAGACGATTTGCTCCAGGGCACATCGGAAGATCGGGTCACCCTTGCTTTGGTAGAGCAGATCATGGCGAAAAAGACTCTCATTTGGGGCGTCAACCGTCCAGATTTGGCAAGAAACTGTGATAAACTGCACGTCATGCAATCGGGCCGGATCATCAAGTCCGGCACGCCACAAGACATTCTGGAGGCTGTGTGA
- a CDS encoding cysteine synthase A produces the protein MEIRADVTSAIGNTPLIRLNAASEATGCEILGKAEFLNPGQSVKDRAALFIIKQAVADGSLRPGGTIVEGTAGNTGIGLALLANALGYRTVIVIPETQSQEKKDMLRLAGAELVEVPAVPYRNPNNYVKVSQRLAEELNKSEPNGAIWANQFDNVANRQAHIETTAQEIWRQTDGKIDGFICAVGTGGTLAGTAMGLRTHNPDIKIGLADPEGAALYHYYKRGELKAEGSSISEGIGQGRITANLEGLHVDHPFQIADKDALPYVFDLLEHEGLCLGGSSAINIAGAVELAKHLGPGHMIVTILCDYGTRYQSKLYNPDFLADKGLPVPGWLTRKSRVTAPLVDQA, from the coding sequence ATGGAAATTCGCGCAGATGTGACCAGTGCAATTGGCAATACCCCTCTAATTCGCCTTAATGCGGCAAGTGAGGCAACGGGGTGTGAGATTCTTGGCAAGGCGGAATTCCTCAATCCCGGTCAGTCGGTCAAGGATCGAGCAGCGCTCTTTATCATCAAGCAAGCCGTGGCCGACGGCAGCCTGCGTCCCGGCGGCACGATTGTCGAAGGCACGGCGGGCAATACAGGCATCGGGCTGGCCTTGTTGGCCAATGCGCTGGGCTATCGCACCGTGATTGTCATCCCTGAGACCCAGTCGCAGGAGAAAAAAGACATGTTGCGCCTTGCCGGGGCGGAGTTGGTGGAAGTTCCTGCTGTGCCTTATCGAAACCCGAACAATTATGTGAAGGTCTCACAGCGACTGGCCGAAGAGCTTAACAAGAGCGAGCCGAATGGTGCGATCTGGGCAAATCAATTCGACAATGTTGCCAATCGTCAGGCCCATATCGAGACCACCGCGCAGGAGATCTGGCGGCAGACTGATGGAAAGATTGACGGCTTCATTTGTGCCGTTGGGACCGGTGGCACTCTGGCAGGGACTGCGATGGGCCTTAGAACCCACAATCCTGATATCAAAATTGGACTGGCCGATCCGGAAGGCGCCGCACTCTATCATTATTACAAGCGTGGCGAATTGAAAGCCGAAGGGTCTTCCATTTCGGAAGGGATTGGTCAGGGCCGCATCACCGCCAATCTGGAAGGCTTGCATGTGGACCATCCCTTCCAGATCGCTGACAAAGACGCCCTGCCCTATGTGTTTGATCTGCTGGAGCATGAAGGTCTGTGCCTTGGTGGCTCGTCTGCAATCAATATTGCGGGCGCAGTAGAACTGGCCAAGCATCTTGGTCCGGGCCATATGATCGTGACCATTCTGTGTGACTATGGCACGCGGTATCAGTCCAAGCTTTATAATCCGGACTTTTTGGCCGACAAGGGTTTGCCGGTGCCGGGCTGGTTGACCCGCAAGAGCCGTGTCACAGCGCCGTTGGTCGACCAAGCATGA